The genomic stretch GCAGCTCCTTGTCGAAGGAATAGCCGTAGGAATAGCTCTCGGAATCGAAGCGGCAGCCGGGATAGCGGTTCCAGTACCAGGTCCCGCCCACCCCGGTGCCCGCCTCCAGCACCAGCGCCCGCATCCCCAACTCGCGCAAGCGGATCAGCTGGTACAGCCCGGACATGCCGGCGCCGATGACGATGGCGTCGAACATGCCGGTGACGTCGGCGGGCTGCCCGACGGGGGATGCTGTCATGGGCGGCGGTTCCTCTGTTCCGGACGCGGCGGCATCGCCAGGGTCGCCGCTCGATCGGGCGTCGGCAAGCGCGCGGCCTGGTCGCGGCGACGCCGCCGGTGCAGCGCTGTCGCGACGATCCTACCCCGCTGGCCGAGCAGCTTGAAGGCTTCGCCGGGCCCGACGGCGCAGCGCGCAGACGGCCGGGCTTGAGCCCGGCGCCGTCCTGCGGGACCATCCGAGCAACACAGGGGGAAACGCACCATGGATGTCGGCCTGTTCTGCCTGATGGGCTATCGCACGCCCGGCACCTCGACCGCGGCGATCTATGACGATGCGGTGGCCCAGGTGAAAGCGGCGGAGCAGGCGGGCTTCGCGATCGCCTGGTTTGCTGAACATCACTTCTCCAACTACTGCGTCTGCCCCTCCCCGCTCATGATGGTGGCGCGGATGGCCGGCGAGACCAGTCGCATCCGCCTCGCCTCGGGCGTGGTGATCGTGCCGCTGTACCACCCCGCCCGGCTGATCGCGGAGGTCGGTATGGTCGATGCGATGACGCATGGGCGGCTCGTGCTCGGCATCGGCAGCGGCTACCAGCCCTACGAATTCGAACGCTTCGGCCAGGACCTGGCGGAATCGACGCCGCGGCTGTTGGAAGCCATGTCCATGATGGAACAGGCCTTCGCCGCCGAGACCTTCGCGCATGAGGGCGCCCATTACCGCATGCCGCAGGCGCACATCGCCCCGCGCCCGGTGCGTGGCATGCCCGAGGTCTGGGTGGCCGGCGACAACCCCGACCTGCACCGCTACGCCGCCGAGCGTGACTGCGTGGTCATGGTCACGCCGCGCCACTTCACCCCCGCGATGCTGGCGGCGGCGCGGGCACGCTTCGAGGGCATCCGCCGCGCCGCCGGCAAACCCGGCGATTCCCTGCGCTTCGGCGCCATGCGCCCGTTCTGCGTGACCGACGACGCGAACGAGGCGGCCCGCTTCCTCGAGAACACCCGCTGGCAGATCCGCCTGTCGCAATCGCTGCGCCGACGCGAACAGGAAATGGACGGCGGCATGCTGGTCGAGAAGCCTTGGGAGGGCGAACCGAGCCTCGACGAGATGGGCGCGCACATGATGGTGGGCGATGCAGCGACCGTGGCCGCGCGCATGGCCGCCGAGATCCGCGCCGCATCGCCCTGCCACTACCTGCTCCAGATGCAGGTGGGGGACATGGACCCCGGCGTCGCACAGCGCTCGATCGCCGCCTGGCAGCGCCAGGTGCGCCCACTGCTCGAACGCGAATTCGGCCCGCTCGAGCGCATCGGCCATACGACATCCGCCGCCGCGTGAGACGCGGCGGCGGACCGCGTCAGCGGATCAGAACGGGTGGATCCGGGGCCAGTTCATGTTGGCCTTGGTGATGTTGCCGGGAATGTCGCGCACCCACATCGCCTGCGCCTGCTCGTGGACCTTGAGATACAGGCGGTCGTCGACGACGCGCCAGAAGTCCGGGTTGCCCGGAGCCTTGTAGCCCTGGGACGCCGCCCAGGCGCAGTAGCCGTCGTATTGCGGTGCGAAGCGCGCGGGGCTTGCGCGGAACTGGTCGCGCGCGGCCTCGGTGGTGAAGTACCAGATCGCGCCGTTGTGGGTGGCGTTGAAGCGCGGAACGCCCGGACGCGGCGTGCCGGTGAAGAAGCTGGTCGCATCGTAGCCGCTGATCGCCACGGCAAGCTGGTTGCCCGCCGCCGCGGGGCGCGCGGCGACAAGCGCGGCTGCGCCGATCAGGCCGGCGCCGAGCGTGCCCTTGGCCAGGGCGCGGCGCGAAGCGAAGTTGGACATGCGATCTCTCCCGATGGGTTGATTCCCAACAGCGAGTTCGGAGCCGCCCGCCCGGCGGTTACGCCTCGGCAACCAAAGTTTCAGCGCAGGCGCGCACGCGCCGGGCGCGCACAGGCCCCTTGACCGCCAAGCGACGGATTTGCCACGCTTCCCTTCGTGGGGATCCTGGTCAGCGTCCGCGCCGGCGATGACGACACGCTCTGGGCCGTGGTTGCCACGGTCGGGCGGAAAAGCCGCGTGGCGGAGGTGTTTCGCTCCCGCGCCCAGGCGCTCGATGACCGCGCCTGGCGCGACCAGCAGGTCAAGGCCTATGCCGACTGGCTGGTGCGCGCGAAGCAGCCCGTGCCGCATTATTCCGTGGCGCCGATCCGCCGGTCCGACCTGCCACGCAAATGGACGCCGCTGCCCGCCCTCGGCTTCCTGCGGGGCCAGATGATCTGACCGCGCGGCCCGCCGCCGCCCGCATGCAACCTTTTCGCGAGGCGCGCGTCGTCAATGGGCAAGGTTGCCGGTGGCGCCGATGCGGGGTTTAGTCACGCCAGACGCCGGTCGTCGGAGGAATCGCTCGATGAATGGACAGCGCAGCACCGCAGCGCGTCGCCATGCACGGCTAGCGCCCGCCCTGGCCGCTGTGCTGTTGCTCAGCGCCTGTGCCGAGGGCGCGGGCGGCGCCGCCGATGGGCCCGATGCGTGCAGCGCCCAAACGGCCGAACTCGACCGCTCCGGCGCCTTCTTCGCAGCACCCATCGTGGCCGGCGGCGTGGCCGTGATCGGCGCCGGCGGCGTGCTCGGCACCCGCCCCGGCGTGATCGGCGCGCTGGTCTGGGGCGCCACCTCCGCCGCCGCGGCGGTCACTGCGGTCGCTTATGTCGATCAGCGCCGGCGTGAGGCCGCCGGCAACGAAGCCGCCCTGGCCACCGCCGTGGGCAACGATATCGACCGCGAGAATGCCGGCCTGGCGCAGTCCCAGACCGCCGTCGACAGGGTTCTCGATTGCCGCCTGCAGGAGGCCGCCCGCGTGCGTGCGGCCGCGCGCGCCGGCGAGATCCAGCGCCAGCAGGCGCAGGCGCAACTCGCCGCGATCCGGGCCCAGGCGGAACGCGACCTGGCACTGAGCCGCACCATCGAACAACGTGTGCAGGCGCGCGCGGCGGACCTCGATGCCGGGGTCCAGGCCGTGGTGGCCGAGGCGCGCCCGGCGCCGCCGCCGCGCCCGGCCGTCACGGTCCGCCCGACGCGCCCGGTGCCGCTGCAGACCGCACCCGTCGCCGCTGCCCCGCCGGCCGCCGCGGCCCCCGCCGTCGCGGCGCGGCAGGAGGTGCGCATCCGGCCCGCCCGCAACCCCGATTTCGTCGCGGTCGAGACCCCAGCCGGCCAGCCGCTCGGCTATGCACCTGTCGCGGTGTTTGCGATCCCGGCGGCGCAGACGCGCGCCATCGCCATGCCCGCGGTCGCGACCGGGGCCGATGCAGCGCCGGCCGGGCGGCTGCGAACCCTGGCCTCCACCAACATCGTCCGACGCGACAATTTCCGCGAGGCGGTGGGCGACCTGCAGCGCGCCGTGGCCTCGGGCGGCTTCGAACTGGGGACCTGAGAGGCCGTTCGCCCAAGCCGGCAGCGGCCCCCACCCCCCGCCCGGGAACGCGCCGAACGGCGCATGCCCAAGCGATCTGCGACCCACCCATGCGTGATCGCGCCGCGGGGCAGACGTGGCGTCGTGAACGGTTCCGCGCCGCGTCGGCCACGCCCGATTGCGCCGCTGCGCGAAGCGGCCCAGCGTGCCCCACGCCCTCGCGCGAAGGATCCCGGCCTTGCCGCCTGCCAACCCTGTCCGCCTAGCCCCGCATGCGGCACTCGCCGCCATGCTGCTGGCGGCGGGCTGCGCGCCGGCGCCGGCACCGCCCGGCCACGCCGCCATCACGGCCGACCCGAACGATGCCTGCGCGGCGCAGCAGCAGAACTTGGCGAATGCGCGCTCCCTGTTCGCGGCCTCTGTCATCACGGGCGCGGCAGTGGGCGCGGTGGCGGGCAGCGCCGTGCGCCTGCGCATTGGCGGCGTCGGCGTGGTACCGGGTTCGGCCATGGCGCTGGGCGGGCTCGCGGCCGGGGCGCTGGCGGGGGCCGCGGTCGGGTCGTATCTCGACCAGCGGCGGCGCGAGGCGGGCGACGAGGCCGCGCTCGCCGCCGCGGTGGCCGGCGACGTCGCGCGCGAGAACGACAACCTCGACCTCGCGCGCAATGCCGCGGAGTTCCTGCTGGATTGTCGGCTGCGCCGCGCCGCCGACATCCGCGAGGCCGTGCGCGAGGGCCGGCTACCCGCCGCCCAGGCGCAGGCACAGCTCGACACCTTGCGCGCCCAGTCGGCGCGCGACCTGGCCCTGGCGCGCGAGGTCGAGGCGCGCATCGCCGCGCGCGACGGCGAGCTGGCCCCGGCGATGGACGCCCTGGCCCCCGGTGCGCGGGCCGAG from Roseomonas fluvialis encodes the following:
- a CDS encoding LLM class flavin-dependent oxidoreductase; this translates as MDVGLFCLMGYRTPGTSTAAIYDDAVAQVKAAEQAGFAIAWFAEHHFSNYCVCPSPLMMVARMAGETSRIRLASGVVIVPLYHPARLIAEVGMVDAMTHGRLVLGIGSGYQPYEFERFGQDLAESTPRLLEAMSMMEQAFAAETFAHEGAHYRMPQAHIAPRPVRGMPEVWVAGDNPDLHRYAAERDCVVMVTPRHFTPAMLAAARARFEGIRRAAGKPGDSLRFGAMRPFCVTDDANEAARFLENTRWQIRLSQSLRRREQEMDGGMLVEKPWEGEPSLDEMGAHMMVGDAATVAARMAAEIRAASPCHYLLQMQVGDMDPGVAQRSIAAWQRQVRPLLEREFGPLERIGHTTSAAA
- a CDS encoding YHS domain-containing (seleno)protein encodes the protein MSNFASRRALAKGTLGAGLIGAAALVAARPAAAGNQLAVAISGYDATSFFTGTPRPGVPRFNATHNGAIWYFTTEAARDQFRASPARFAPQYDGYCAWAASQGYKAPGNPDFWRVVDDRLYLKVHEQAQAMWVRDIPGNITKANMNWPRIHPF